In Thermoproteales archaeon, one genomic interval encodes:
- a CDS encoding 30S ribosomal protein S11, translating into MSQQKRKRGEIGIAHIYASYNNTIIHITDLSGAETIARVSGGMVVKADRDKPSPWAAMQAAMIAARIALEKGIRVVHVKVRAPGGYGPKTPGPGAGPAIRALVRAGLMVDRIEDVTPLPTDTIRKPGGRRGRRV; encoded by the coding sequence GTGAGCCAGCAAAAAAGAAAAAGAGGAGAAATAGGAATAGCACATATCTACGCTAGTTACAATAACACGATTATACATATAACAGATCTATCAGGCGCCGAAACCATTGCGAGAGTGAGCGGTGGAATGGTCGTGAAAGCGGATCGAGACAAACCAAGCCCATGGGCTGCAATGCAGGCAGCAATGATAGCAGCTCGCATAGCCTTAGAGAAAGGAATTAGAGTAGTTCATGTGAAAGTAAGAGCTCCCGGTGGTTATGGTCCAAAAACTCCTGGTCCTGGAGCAGGGCCAGCAATAAGAGCTCTCGTAAGAGCAGGATTGATGGTTGACAGAATAGAAGACGTGACTCCATTGCCTACTGATACTATACGTAAGCCTGGAGGAAGAAGAGGAAGAAGAGTATAA